One Synechococcus sp. JA-2-3B'a(2-13) genomic window carries:
- a CDS encoding TldD/PmbA family protein → MPSSIISPENLLDLCEQGVHKALAAGADQAEVFANSGRETEVTFEKNDLNLARSSSETLFGIRVFCDGRLGFATSNRPEELAETAAEAVAMAKASPADPLNGLPEPQPLPQVPFALDPGLLELDAAELTQLGSQLLEWVRSKDPRITIDSGSLSVEEETLAIASSTGIRANYHSVEAGGSLFGMAIDGDEVGSFAYDGDSVQKRADLVPALERAFDRFVQKCVGALGAGEGESFRGPIVLPPDVVEEFLGDLLFVLGADAVRKGKSPLAQKMGSRIASPLLTVVSEGLGLPGYPIEPFDREGIPRQITPLVHEGILCNFMYNSYEARAAGIPSNGHATGGAGSLPGVGPACLRVAPGTTPLSELYAMDRGVIVTRLSGSSNPITGDFSGVVKGGFLVKGGEKRPILETTIAGNLYDCLRNISAISQEVTVFNGTAAFPALRIEDVSITAG, encoded by the coding sequence ATGCCCAGCTCCATCATTTCCCCGGAAAACCTGCTGGATCTTTGTGAACAGGGTGTACACAAGGCATTGGCTGCTGGAGCCGACCAGGCAGAAGTGTTTGCCAACTCAGGCCGGGAAACGGAAGTCACTTTTGAGAAAAATGACCTCAACCTGGCCCGCAGCAGCAGCGAGACCCTGTTCGGCATCCGGGTTTTCTGCGACGGCAGGCTGGGCTTTGCCACCTCCAACCGCCCGGAAGAGCTGGCCGAGACGGCGGCTGAGGCTGTAGCCATGGCCAAGGCTTCGCCGGCGGATCCCCTCAACGGGCTGCCGGAGCCCCAACCTTTGCCCCAGGTGCCCTTTGCCCTCGACCCAGGCCTGCTGGAACTGGATGCCGCCGAGCTGACCCAGTTGGGATCCCAATTGCTGGAGTGGGTGCGATCCAAAGACCCTCGCATCACCATCGACAGCGGCTCCCTCAGCGTTGAGGAAGAGACCCTGGCTATCGCCTCTTCCACCGGCATCCGCGCCAACTACCACAGTGTCGAGGCGGGGGGATCCCTGTTTGGCATGGCCATCGACGGGGACGAGGTGGGCAGCTTTGCCTACGACGGCGACAGTGTGCAGAAGCGGGCCGATCTGGTGCCGGCGCTGGAGCGGGCTTTTGATCGCTTTGTCCAAAAATGTGTGGGGGCGCTGGGGGCTGGCGAGGGGGAGAGCTTCCGCGGCCCCATTGTCCTGCCGCCAGATGTGGTGGAGGAGTTTCTAGGGGATCTCCTCTTTGTCTTGGGGGCGGATGCGGTGCGCAAAGGCAAAAGCCCTCTGGCGCAAAAAATGGGATCCCGGATCGCCAGCCCGTTGCTCACCGTGGTTTCTGAAGGCCTGGGCCTGCCCGGCTACCCCATTGAGCCCTTCGACCGCGAAGGGATCCCTCGCCAAATCACCCCCTTGGTTCACGAAGGGATCCTCTGCAACTTCATGTACAACAGCTACGAAGCTCGCGCTGCCGGGATCCCGTCCAACGGCCATGCCACAGGGGGGGCGGGCAGCCTGCCGGGGGTGGGGCCAGCTTGTTTGAGAGTGGCGCCGGGGACAACCCCCCTGTCCGAGCTCTACGCGATGGATCGAGGAGTTATCGTCACCCGCCTCTCCGGCAGCAGCAACCCCATTACCGGTGACTTTTCTGGGGTGGTGAAAGGGGGCTTCTTGGTCAAAGGCGGCGAGAAACGCCCCATCCTGGAGACCACCATTGCCGGCAATCTCTACGATTGTTTGCGCAATATCTCCGCCATTTCCCAGGAAGTAACGGTTTTCAACGGCACGGCTGCCTTTCCCGCCCTGCGCATTGAAGATGTATCCATCACTGCGGGCTAA